The DNA segment AGAGAAGAGAGAAATATCAGCTTTGATTCTGGGGGAATTGTCAGCAGCCCAACAGAAAACACTATTATCCCGGCAAAGTCTGACTTCGAATTCCTAAGAGTCTACAAAGGGGATTTATCCATTGATCTTTGGGAAAAAATTGACCAAGAGAGATTCAATCTTTCCCTGATCGCCTGCTTCTGTTCGCCTCTTGGAGATTGCTATCAATCCAATTCAGAACATATTTCGGTAGAGGTTAATTCCTGCCCAACAGGTTAATTCTCCACCCATACAAGCCTTTAAATGCACTTTCGCAAGGACAGCTATGCATATCGATATCAACTGTGATCTGGGAGAAGGCGACGATATCTCCAGTTGTGACCGCGATGCGAGTATCATGCCCTATATCTCCCGTTGCAATATCGCCTGCGGTGGCCATGCCGGAAACCCTGAAATCATGCGCCTCTCAATTGCCAACGCCCTTGGGCAGCAGTTGCGGATCGGCGCTCACCCCGGCTATCCCGACAGGGTAAATTTCGGACGCAAGTCCATAAAACTTTCCAGAAGTGAGCTGCTAGACTCTCTACAAGATCAAATCGGGCTGCTGCGCACATTCATTGCCGAAGCTGGAGCCGAGCTTGACCATATCAAGCTACACGGCGCGCTCTATAACGATGCGGAGTCGAATGAGGAACTGGCCGAACAAATTCTTATTTTCTTTGCACAGGAATATCCTAATATGAAGATTGTCGGCCTCGCCAATGGCGCGATGGAAGCCGTTGGCAAAAAGTTCAGCACTGCATTTATCCGCGAGGGCTTTATGGACCGGCGGTATCTGAGTAAGAAAAAACTGGCGCCGCGCGCACTGCCGGGATCTGTGATTACCGACCCGAAAAGCTGCCTTGATCAAGCACTTGCCCTGGCGCGGGGAAAAACATTTAGCGGCTACCGGGGCGAGCCCATACAGCTTTCTGTGGATACCATCTGCCTGCACGGAGACACGCCTACTGCTCCGATTATCGCAAAACAGTTAATGCGGCAT comes from the Microbulbifer sp. MI-G genome and includes:
- the pxpA gene encoding 5-oxoprolinase subunit PxpA translates to MHIDINCDLGEGDDISSCDRDASIMPYISRCNIACGGHAGNPEIMRLSIANALGQQLRIGAHPGYPDRVNFGRKSIKLSRSELLDSLQDQIGLLRTFIAEAGAELDHIKLHGALYNDAESNEELAEQILIFFAQEYPNMKIVGLANGAMEAVGKKFSTAFIREGFMDRRYLSKKKLAPRALPGSVITDPKSCLDQALALARGKTFSGYRGEPIQLSVDTICLHGDTPTAPIIAKQLMRHLRKNGLTIHS